One window of the Athene noctua chromosome 5, bAthNoc1.hap1.1, whole genome shotgun sequence genome contains the following:
- the PDCD4 gene encoding programmed cell death protein 4 isoform X2, which translates to MSKYFENLSDAPFSGDEENGGSEEQKTEINGNWIPATSITEAKINAKAKRRLRKNSSRDSGRGDSVSDNGETLKIGVVPTSPKGKLLDRRSRSGKGRGLPKKGGAGGKGVWGTPGQVYDVEEVDIKDPNYDDDQENCVYETVVLPLDERAFEKTLTPIIQEYFEHGDTNEVSEMLKNLNLGEMKYSVPVLAVSLALEGKASHREMTSKLISDLCGTVVSKTDVEKSFDRLLKELPELVLDSPRAPQLVGQFIARAVGDGILSSTYIDGYKGTVDCVQARAALDRATVLLSVTKGGKRTDNMWRAGGGQQSVKHLVKEIDMLLKEYLLSGDVLEAERCLQELEVPHFHHELVYEAVVMVLESTGEKTFKMILDLLKSLWRSSVITMDQMKRGYERVYCEIPDINLDVPHSYSVLERFVEECFQAGIISKPLRDLCPSRGRKRFVSEGDGGRLKLESY; encoded by the exons ATGAGTAAATACTTTGAG AATCTAAGTGATGCTCCCTTTTCCGGTGATGAAGAAAATGGTGGGTCCGAGGAACAAAagactgaaatcaatggaaattgGATTCCTGCAACTTCAATTACTGAAGCCAAAATAAATGCTAAAGCAAAGAGACGGTTGAGGAAAAATTCTTCTAGAGATTCTGGAAGAGGAGACTCTGTTAGTGACAATGGAGAGACACTGAAGATTGGAGTTGTACCAACGAGCCCAAAGGGGAAACTCCTGGACAGGCGATCCCGGTCTGGAAAGGGAAGAGGTCTACCAAAGAAAG GTGGAGCAGGTGGTAAAGGAGTTTGGGGAACACCAGGTCAAGTGTATGACGTGGAAGAAGTAGATATTAAGGATCCTAATTATGATGATGACCAG GAGAACTGTGTCTATGAAACAGTAGTTTTACCTCTGGATGAAAGAGCATTTGAAAAAACTTTAACACCAATCATACAGGAGTATTTTGAACACGGAGATACTAACGAAGTTTCG GAGATGCTGAAGAATTTAAACCTCGGTGAAATGAAATACAGTGTGCCAGTGCTGGCTGTTTCCTTGGCATTAGAGGGGAAGGCTAGTCACAGGGAAATGACCTCTAAGCTTATCTCCGACCTTTGTGGGACAGTAGTAAGCAAAACTGATGTGGAAAAATCGTTCGATAGATTGCTTAAAGAACTACCTGAACTGGTGTTGGATTCTCCCAGGGCACCACag TTGGTGGGACAGTTTATTGCTAGAGCTGTTGGAGATGGGATTCTAAGCAGTACCTACATAGATGGCTACAAAGGCACTGTGGATTGCGTCCAAGCTCG AGCTGCACTGGACCGAGCTACTGTGTTGCTGAGTGTGACGAAGGGTGGAAAGCGTACAGACAACATgtggagggcaggagggggccAGCAGTCTGTGAAACACCTTGTTAAAGAG ATTGATATGTTGCTGAAAGAATATTTGCTTTCTGGAGATGTACTGGAAGCTGAACGTTGCCTTCAGGAACTGGAAGTACCCCATTTTCACCATGAACTTGTATATGAA GCTGTTGTGATGGTTTTGGAGTCAACTGGAGAAAAGACCTTCAAAATGATACTGGATTTGTTGAAATCTCTCTGGAGGTCTTCTGTCATTACTATGGACCAAATGAAAAGA GGCTATGAACGAGTTTACTGTGAAATCCCAGATATTAACCTGGATGTGCCACATTCTTACTCTGTGCTTGAGCGGTTTGTAGAGGAATGCTTTCAGGCTGGAATAATCTCCAAACCACTGAGAGATCTCTGTCCTTCAAG GGGCAGAAAGCGTTTTGTGAGTGAAGGAGATGGAGGTCGTCTTAAGCTGGAAAGCTACTGA
- the PDCD4 gene encoding programmed cell death protein 4 isoform X1 yields MEVEKEHIYITPTELENLSDAPFSGDEENGGSEEQKTEINGNWIPATSITEAKINAKAKRRLRKNSSRDSGRGDSVSDNGETLKIGVVPTSPKGKLLDRRSRSGKGRGLPKKGGAGGKGVWGTPGQVYDVEEVDIKDPNYDDDQENCVYETVVLPLDERAFEKTLTPIIQEYFEHGDTNEVSEMLKNLNLGEMKYSVPVLAVSLALEGKASHREMTSKLISDLCGTVVSKTDVEKSFDRLLKELPELVLDSPRAPQLVGQFIARAVGDGILSSTYIDGYKGTVDCVQARAALDRATVLLSVTKGGKRTDNMWRAGGGQQSVKHLVKEIDMLLKEYLLSGDVLEAERCLQELEVPHFHHELVYEAVVMVLESTGEKTFKMILDLLKSLWRSSVITMDQMKRGYERVYCEIPDINLDVPHSYSVLERFVEECFQAGIISKPLRDLCPSRGRKRFVSEGDGGRLKLESY; encoded by the exons ATGGAAGTAGAAAAGGAGCACATTTATATTACCCCAACAG AACTTGAGAATCTAAGTGATGCTCCCTTTTCCGGTGATGAAGAAAATGGTGGGTCCGAGGAACAAAagactgaaatcaatggaaattgGATTCCTGCAACTTCAATTACTGAAGCCAAAATAAATGCTAAAGCAAAGAGACGGTTGAGGAAAAATTCTTCTAGAGATTCTGGAAGAGGAGACTCTGTTAGTGACAATGGAGAGACACTGAAGATTGGAGTTGTACCAACGAGCCCAAAGGGGAAACTCCTGGACAGGCGATCCCGGTCTGGAAAGGGAAGAGGTCTACCAAAGAAAG GTGGAGCAGGTGGTAAAGGAGTTTGGGGAACACCAGGTCAAGTGTATGACGTGGAAGAAGTAGATATTAAGGATCCTAATTATGATGATGACCAG GAGAACTGTGTCTATGAAACAGTAGTTTTACCTCTGGATGAAAGAGCATTTGAAAAAACTTTAACACCAATCATACAGGAGTATTTTGAACACGGAGATACTAACGAAGTTTCG GAGATGCTGAAGAATTTAAACCTCGGTGAAATGAAATACAGTGTGCCAGTGCTGGCTGTTTCCTTGGCATTAGAGGGGAAGGCTAGTCACAGGGAAATGACCTCTAAGCTTATCTCCGACCTTTGTGGGACAGTAGTAAGCAAAACTGATGTGGAAAAATCGTTCGATAGATTGCTTAAAGAACTACCTGAACTGGTGTTGGATTCTCCCAGGGCACCACag TTGGTGGGACAGTTTATTGCTAGAGCTGTTGGAGATGGGATTCTAAGCAGTACCTACATAGATGGCTACAAAGGCACTGTGGATTGCGTCCAAGCTCG AGCTGCACTGGACCGAGCTACTGTGTTGCTGAGTGTGACGAAGGGTGGAAAGCGTACAGACAACATgtggagggcaggagggggccAGCAGTCTGTGAAACACCTTGTTAAAGAG ATTGATATGTTGCTGAAAGAATATTTGCTTTCTGGAGATGTACTGGAAGCTGAACGTTGCCTTCAGGAACTGGAAGTACCCCATTTTCACCATGAACTTGTATATGAA GCTGTTGTGATGGTTTTGGAGTCAACTGGAGAAAAGACCTTCAAAATGATACTGGATTTGTTGAAATCTCTCTGGAGGTCTTCTGTCATTACTATGGACCAAATGAAAAGA GGCTATGAACGAGTTTACTGTGAAATCCCAGATATTAACCTGGATGTGCCACATTCTTACTCTGTGCTTGAGCGGTTTGTAGAGGAATGCTTTCAGGCTGGAATAATCTCCAAACCACTGAGAGATCTCTGTCCTTCAAG GGGCAGAAAGCGTTTTGTGAGTGAAGGAGATGGAGGTCGTCTTAAGCTGGAAAGCTACTGA
- the BBIP1 gene encoding BBSome-interacting protein 1, with product MRRTAPARRRAGAAMPEGKAALREVLPKQGQLSVEDAAAMVLCKPKVLPLKSVSLEKLEALQRAALEAARPPDGAPPSRP from the exons ATGCGTCGCACCGCGCCTGCGcgccgccgggcgggagccgCCATGCCGGAGGGGAAGGCCGCGCTGCGGGAGGTCCTGCCCAAGCAAG GGCAACTGTCGGTGGAAGACGCGGCCGCCATGGTGCTGTGCAAGCCCAAGGTGTTGCCCCTCAAGTCGGTGTCGCTGGAGAAGCTGGAGGCGCTGCAGCGGGCGGCGCTGGAGGCGGCGCGGCCGCCTGACGGGGCACCGCCATCCCGGCCCTAG